ACTGCTTGTGCTAAAGATAAATATAAAGAAAAAATCGAAGTATTAACCGCAAACTATACTATTTAATATTAAATATTTTTGCACCTTTCGTTTGTCATTTATTGCACTTTTTGTTTGGCAGTTTATATATTGATAGTCTATATCTTTCCGATTATAAAATTAAGCAGTTCTCAGTTATACAATTAGGTATTCTTGGTGGTTATCTTTATAATTGGTTATACAATAATTGGTTATTCAATTTTTCTGCTATTGCAGGTATTGCCAATCAACTGCAATTTAAGGAGCTTAGCCATCAAATTGGAAAAATATATCCTCATTCAACCACAGGTATAATTATTAATGTAAGGCTTGGTGTAGGTTACAATAAAGAACGGTCGTATTTTTATATATCAGCCAGCTCAGATAATTGTAATTATCCGCTTTCTTCTGATTATCAGCTTAAACATACTTTTGGACGAATTGATATTTGTTATGGTTATCGGCTCCTAAAAAGAAAAAATTTTACACATTAGCAGGTCCTAAATCTCTTACAACCTGCAAAATTTGTTTATTATCGAGTGGCGTTAAACGGGCTTCATACTTACGCATACCAATAGGTGAATTTAATTCATATTGTATATCAACAATTTGCTTAGTAGTTCGGCATTTATCAATACAATTGACATATCGTTCTAATAATTCGCCTGTAAAAAAATCGCTTACACTCTTACCTATAACCTGTTCGTGAGGCACATCAAAAATCTTATCTCTATCCGGCTTAAAATATATATATATATTATTTTCATCTAAAATAAACAATAAATCGGGTATTGCCTGAAGCAATGCATTTACTTTTTGTTCATTTTCCTTTAAAGCTCGTTCTATTTTTTTACGATCCGTAATATTTCGAATTATAGCTTGATACAAAATTCGTTTATTATTGACAACAATAGGACTTAAGCCCACTTCGGTATCAACAATCTTATTTTCTTTATTTTTAAATTGCCAATAGAAAGCTTTCGATTCACCTGCCATTGCATTTAATATTTTTCTATTAAATCGATCGGTACTTTTTTCAAAGTTATGTTGCAAATCGGGTGATAATATTAAAATATCCATTTGCTTTAGTTCATCTTTTGAATAGCCGAATAAAATTTCAGCATTTCTATTTGCTTCAATAATACGAACTCCATCTAACAAAATAATAGCATCGCTAGCTTCTTCAAACAACGAGACATAGCGTTTGTTACTTTCTAATATTGCCGATTCAAATTTCTTTTCTTCTGTAATATCAATAAAGTAGCCTAAAATATCATTAGTGTTATCATTTTCATTAGTAATAATTGTCGAAAAATCTTTGACCCAGATATACGAGCCGTCTTTTTTACGCATTCGATAAGGTGAAAACGATATTTGAGTAACTTGCTTTTGAATAGCTTCGTTTCGCTCCTTTGTATGCATCTCAATATCTTCAGGATGTATTAACTCATCGTAAACAATAGCCCCCGAAGTAAAATCGTCAACACTATATCCTAAAACATCTTTTACATTTTCTGATATATATATAAATTTTTTAGTTTCGTCTGCTTTAATGCGAGTAATAACCACGCTTCCTTGCATAAACATTTTTCGTTCATCGAGTAATGTTTTATTCAATTGAAGCAAATTATTTTCGATTTTCTTTAATCGAGTAATATCTGTAATAGACCCAGCCAAGCGAATAATATTTCCATTTTCGTCTTTTAATAACTCGCCTCGTTCAATAACCCAAATATAATAGCCTCTTTTATGCATCAGACGAAATTCATTTTCGTAGTAAGGTGTTTTTCCTTCTAAATAGTCATTTAATATTTTTTTTGCTTTTTCTTTATCTTCCGGATGTATAAGACTATCTCGAGTTCCAAACTCATTTTTTAATTCATAATCTTCGTACCCTAATAAAGCTTTCCAACGTGGCGATAAATAAACAGTATTCCTTAACAAATCCCAATCAAAAATACCATCGTTTCCACCCCTAGCAATTAGTTCATATCGTTCTTGACTTTCTTTTAAATCGCGAAGATATTGTTCTCTATCTGTTATATCGAGTGTCCATATAAGTACACGTTTTATTTCACCTCGTTCATTTACAACAGGATCAAGATGTGTTTCATTCCATCGAATTTCATTTTTTAACGGATAAGATTCTTTAAAAAATACACTATGCCCTTGTTTAGCTTTTTCAAATTGTTCTAAAAAATATTTTTTTCGATCTTGCTGTGGAATTAAATCTAAAGCATTATCTCCTTTCTTTAAAGCAAAATTAAACTCTTTATATATTACATCACGAGCCGACTTATTAAAAGCAATAATATTTAAATTTAAATCGACCAAATAAAAACGTTGAATACTACTATCAAAAATCGGTTTCAATTCATTTTTTTGCTCTTCATAATCCATTTCAAGTTTTCGAAGCATGGTAATATCTGAGAGCAAAAGCATTATATGCGAAACATTTCCTTCAAGCTCAACAGGCACCCAATTTATCTGAATAAAAATAGGCGACTGTTCTACTTCTACTATTCGTTCTGTAAAATGATAAATTCCTTTTTTTACATTCTGAACCAATGATGTAATTTCGGTATTTTGCAAAAAGAAAAGTACATTTTCAATTTTATCGTTTTCGACTAACGAATGTTTTAATTTTGTTTCATAAAATTTTGAAGCAAGCTGATTAAATAAAATCAACTGGTTATCGATATCAAACAACAACACCATTTGGCTAATGCCATTAAAAAATGCTGTTTGAATTGAGCCAACTTTTTTAAATCCTTCTGAAAATTCGATTAGCGAAGTTATTTCTTGAGCAAATACAGCAATAGCATACACTTCGTTAATTTCATCAAATAAAAGTGAATAATTACATTGAATAAATACCTTTTTTCTTTCTATTTCAAGCTTTAGAATTTGATTATAGTAACGATTTCTTAAAACTTCTTCTACAATATTGGTTTGAAATTCATCTTCGCTAATATTAGTAATTTCATAAAATAATTTACCTACCGGGTTAGCTATTTTGAAAATAGTTTCAAATGCACGATTCGCATTAATAATCTTACCACTCAGCGATATGGTAAATACAGCATGTTGAATATACTCTAAAAGTTGCTCACTTATTTTTTTTTGTTGCTCATATTCGTGTCGCCAGCAAACTAAATCAATGGTAATTCCCAACGATACTTTATCAATAGGTTTTACCAAATATCCATAAGCAGAATAATTTATGGCATTCGAAACAGTAGTATCGTCAGTATAGCTTGATATATATATAACTGGTATATTATACTCTGTAAAGAAACGATTAGAGGCTGTAATACCATCGATACCTTCTGGTAAATTAATATCTAATAATACTACATCGGCACGTTTTTTCTCGCAAAGCAAAAAAGCCTCATCGGCAGTGCTAAATGCACCTATCAACTCGTGCCCCAACTCTTGTAAAAAAAGCGAAAATACAGTTTGGAGCATTTTATCGTCCTCTACTACAATAACTTTTCTTGAAGTTTTATTCATAAATTATTGGTATTTTTACACCCATATTTTAAACCTTAAAATTAAGCATTTTTAAGCAAAAATAAGATGACCCAGAAAAAAGATACATTTATTGCCATCGATATAGGAAACAGTTACATAAAAGCACTCATACAACATGACCAAAATGATATTAAAATTGCTTCAGATAGTTGGGAAGAAATAACACAACAAATCATTCCCTATATAAATCAGAACTACTCCATTATTATTAGCGACGTAAAAGGAATAATTAAAGAGATTCCTTTCGACAAACATAAAGTTATATTTTTAAATTCAAATACACCATTACCCATTAAAAACGCTTACCACAGCCCCAAAACACTTGGTTATGATCGTATTGCAGCGGCAGTGGGAGCATATACATTATTTCCTAATTTTCCTTGTTTAATTATCGATGCAGGTACAGCTATCACTATCGACCTATTAACCCACAACACTTATCAAGGAGGCGCTATTTCGCCAGGAATTAAATTGCGATATGAAGCCCTTCATCAATTTACAAGTAAACTACCCTACCTCGAAAAAATCAATCATTTTAATTACCCAGGTAAAACAACCGAAGAATCCATACACAATGGTGTTTTGAATGGAGTTCTTTACGAAATTGAAAAACACATCGAAAACTTTTTACAAAAATTTAACGATGGAAAAATAATTATTACTGGAGGTGATAGTTTATATTTGGTAAAATTCATAAAAAAAACCATCTTTGCAGAACCCAATTTGGTGCTCAATGGATTAATTAACATATTAAAATACAATGCAATATAAAATTATTATAATTTCAAGCATACTCCTATTGACCAGCTTTTACGCTCAAAGTCAATCATTTTCACTTTCTCCATACTCAAAATTTGGCATAGGCGATTTAAGCTACACAACCTATCAGCCAGGATTAGGAATGGGCTACACGAGCATAGCTCAACGCTCAAACCGATATATCAACGATGCCAACCCTGCATCTGCCTCCGAAATAGACACAATGACCTTTCTATCTGAAATTTCTTTAATCGGACGAAATCATCAACTTAAAAATACTACAACTTCTAAATCTACAACTAATACTGATATCAGCTATTTTGCTATGGCATTCCCCATTATGAAAAAATGGGGTGTAAGTTTTGGACTTAGCCCATTAAGTAATATCGGATACAACATTAGCGAAAGTAAAAATATTGACACACTATCGCTAACTAACGTATACAAAGGCGATGGCGGTATTAATGAAGTTTTTTTAAATAACGGTTTTCAAATCTTAAATATTCTTAAAAAAAATAACAACAACGAAAATTTGCAAAAAACATTCATTCATAACCTATCAGTTGGAGTTCGAACAGCCTATGTATTTGGTTCACTCGACCGTTATTCAACCGCTACTTTTAACGAAGAATTAAATGTTTTTGATTTATATAAAACTGAACGATTGTTAATTAGCGATTTTACCTATAAAACAGGAATACAATACCAATATACCTTACAAGAAATAAATAATGGTTTTAGAACCAATAGATTAAAATTTATTATTGGATTCACCTTAGATAATGAACATAAACTTAACTCTAAGCAAACCACCTTAATAACTAAATATTTAAACCTTATGGGATATGTAACTAAAGATACCATTGAAAATAAAATAAACAAAAAAGGCATTATTCAAACACCCCTATCGTTTGGATTAGGATTTTCAATAACAACTAACGATAAATTTACATGGGCTGCTGATGTTAGCTTACAACAGTGGTCAAAAGTAACATTTTTTGAAAATAACCCTAATTTAAGAAATACATTGTTTGCCTCAACTGGAATTCAATACATACCCGACCCGTATAAATTTTACAGCTATTGGAAAATGGTTAATTATCGCATAGGCGGGTATTATAATCAAACTTACTTAAATATAAACAATCATGACATAAACGAAATTGGCATAACTTTTGGTTTAGGTTTACCTATAACAAAAACCGATAAAGGTGAGGGCACTATGATACGCAGAAAATTACCTCCCATGATTAATTTAGCATTTAGTTATGGAACACGTGGCACAACAGCAGACAATCTTATTAAAGAACGCTTTTTTCAATTTTCAATTGGTTTAAATCTTCAAGATATTTGGTTTATTAAACGAAAATATAATTAGCAATATGAGAAAGATTAGTTTTTTATTTGTAGCCTTAGTACTTTCTATAGCAGTTAGTACTAATATCAAAGCTCAAGACGAACAAAATAATAACGATCCAAAATTTGGTCCTAATCCAGACCATTGTAAAATGCACTTGTCGTTATATTTAGAATTTTATCGTCAAAAAAATTATGTCGATGCTTATCCCTCTTGGAGCACCGTTTTTAAAGAATGTCCCAAATCAAGCAAAAACATGTACATTCACGGTCCTAAAATATTATGGGAAATGATCAATGCCTCTAAAGATGCTGCTATTAAAGCAAAATATGGCGATACCCTTATGATGATGTACGATCGCCGTATCGAAAACTTTGGCGAAGAAGGTAAAGTTCTGGGTTATAAAGGTATTGACTATATTAAACTCTATCCTACCAAGAAAAAAGAAGCACTCGATATATTAGTAAAATCGATCGAAATCGACGGAAAAAGCTCCGACCCTGCTGCTATTACCACTTTAATGTCGCTTGCTGTTGATTTATATAAAGAAAAAAAGCTAACTGCTGATTTAATTTTAGACTATTACAACAAATGTTCTGAAGCTTTAACATCACAGCTCGAAGCCAAACCCGATGCCGAAAATGTAAAAAAAGCACAAGATAATATCGATTTAGCATTAGTAAATTCGGGCGTAGCATCGTGCGATAAAATAGTTCCCATATTTCAATCTAAATTTGAAGCCAATAAAGACAATATTGATATGCTAAAAGTTATTTTAAAACTTTTAGCTCGACAAGAATGTACCGATTCTAAAGTATATGCCCAAGCATCTGAACAATTAAACAAATTGCAACCATCGGCATTTTCTGCTTATTCATTAGCTCAACTCTTTGTTAAAAAAGGTGAATATTCCAAAGCTGTTGAATATTATCAACAAGCCATTAAAATCGATACCATTAACGAAAAAAAGGCACAATACTACTACGAAATGGGTATTATTACAGGAACAAAATTAGGTCAAATGAGTACTGCAAGAAATTATGCTCTTAAAGCTGCTGAACTAAAAAAAGGATGGGGTAAACCCTATATTTTAATTGGCCAACTCTATGCTCAAAGTGCTAAAGAATGTGGCGACGACGCTTATTACCAATCGCTCGTTTATATTGCTGCTGTAGATAAATTTGTTCAAGCCAAATCAATAGATGCCGATTGTGCCGACGAAGCAAATAAACTCATCAATTCATATAGCAGCATGTACCCCTCAAAAGAAGATATGTTTTTCCATGGCGATAGCGAAGGTAAATCATACACTATTGGCTGCTGGATTAACGAAACAGTTAGAATTAAAGTAAGATAAAATATTTTTTCAATTTTTAAACTGCCCATTTCATACCCTTTTTCTAAGGTTTGGAATGGGTAGTTTTTAATATTAACTTTACAACTTATATCTCTTATTTTGAAAAAACTATTAAAACAAATTCATAAAAAAGTAAAATGAAATCATAATTTATTAATAATTAATTTGTTCAAAATGCTTATTTTAATTTAATATAAAAAAATAAACACAAATGAAAACTATAACCGAAACCGATACCCATTTTATCTGCGAAATTGATGCACCTTCGTTTCAATTGCTCACCCCTACTCAAGTGGAGCTCATACGTAGTAGCAAAACACAAGTTATATTTCATAAAGGCGAAAACTTAACTAAGCAAGGTACTTTTTCAAGTTATATTTTATTTATCATCAATGGTATTGTAAAAAAACACATTGAAGCCTCAAACGATCGATATATCAACTTAAGCATACATACAAAAAATGAGATGATTGGACTTTCGAGTCTTTTTCAACA
This portion of the Bacteroidales bacterium genome encodes:
- a CDS encoding DUF4421 family protein: MFGSLYIDSLYLSDYKIKQFSVIQLGILGGYLYNWLYNNWLFNFSAIAGIANQLQFKELSHQIGKIYPHSTTGIIINVRLGVGYNKERSYFYISASSDNCNYPLSSDYQLKHTFGRIDICYGYRLLKRKNFTH
- a CDS encoding PAS domain S-box protein; translation: MNKTSRKVIVVEDDKMLQTVFSLFLQELGHELIGAFSTADEAFLLCEKKRADVVLLDINLPEGIDGITASNRFFTEYNIPVIYISSYTDDTTVSNAINYSAYGYLVKPIDKVSLGITIDLVCWRHEYEQQKKISEQLLEYIQHAVFTISLSGKIINANRAFETIFKIANPVGKLFYEITNISEDEFQTNIVEEVLRNRYYNQILKLEIERKKVFIQCNYSLLFDEINEVYAIAVFAQEITSLIEFSEGFKKVGSIQTAFFNGISQMVLLFDIDNQLILFNQLASKFYETKLKHSLVENDKIENVLFFLQNTEITSLVQNVKKGIYHFTERIVEVEQSPIFIQINWVPVELEGNVSHIMLLLSDITMLRKLEMDYEEQKNELKPIFDSSIQRFYLVDLNLNIIAFNKSARDVIYKEFNFALKKGDNALDLIPQQDRKKYFLEQFEKAKQGHSVFFKESYPLKNEIRWNETHLDPVVNERGEIKRVLIWTLDITDREQYLRDLKESQERYELIARGGNDGIFDWDLLRNTVYLSPRWKALLGYEDYELKNEFGTRDSLIHPEDKEKAKKILNDYLEGKTPYYENEFRLMHKRGYYIWVIERGELLKDENGNIIRLAGSITDITRLKKIENNLLQLNKTLLDERKMFMQGSVVITRIKADETKKFIYISENVKDVLGYSVDDFTSGAIVYDELIHPEDIEMHTKERNEAIQKQVTQISFSPYRMRKKDGSYIWVKDFSTIITNENDNTNDILGYFIDITEEKKFESAILESNKRYVSLFEEASDAIILLDGVRIIEANRNAEILFGYSKDELKQMDILILSPDLQHNFEKSTDRFNRKILNAMAGESKAFYWQFKNKENKIVDTEVGLSPIVVNNKRILYQAIIRNITDRKKIERALKENEQKVNALLQAIPDLLFILDENNIYIYFKPDRDKIFDVPHEQVIGKSVSDFFTGELLERYVNCIDKCRTTKQIVDIQYELNSPIGMRKYEARLTPLDNKQILQVVRDLGPANV
- a CDS encoding type III pantothenate kinase is translated as MTQKKDTFIAIDIGNSYIKALIQHDQNDIKIASDSWEEITQQIIPYINQNYSIIISDVKGIIKEIPFDKHKVIFLNSNTPLPIKNAYHSPKTLGYDRIAAAVGAYTLFPNFPCLIIDAGTAITIDLLTHNTYQGGAISPGIKLRYEALHQFTSKLPYLEKINHFNYPGKTTEESIHNGVLNGVLYEIEKHIENFLQKFNDGKIIITGGDSLYLVKFIKKTIFAEPNLVLNGLINILKYNAI
- a CDS encoding tetratricopeptide repeat protein; translation: MRKISFLFVALVLSIAVSTNIKAQDEQNNNDPKFGPNPDHCKMHLSLYLEFYRQKNYVDAYPSWSTVFKECPKSSKNMYIHGPKILWEMINASKDAAIKAKYGDTLMMMYDRRIENFGEEGKVLGYKGIDYIKLYPTKKKEALDILVKSIEIDGKSSDPAAITTLMSLAVDLYKEKKLTADLILDYYNKCSEALTSQLEAKPDAENVKKAQDNIDLALVNSGVASCDKIVPIFQSKFEANKDNIDMLKVILKLLARQECTDSKVYAQASEQLNKLQPSAFSAYSLAQLFVKKGEYSKAVEYYQQAIKIDTINEKKAQYYYEMGIITGTKLGQMSTARNYALKAAELKKGWGKPYILIGQLYAQSAKECGDDAYYQSLVYIAAVDKFVQAKSIDADCADEANKLINSYSSMYPSKEDMFFHGDSEGKSYTIGCWINETVRIKVR